A genomic region of Conger conger chromosome 6, fConCon1.1, whole genome shotgun sequence contains the following coding sequences:
- the LOC133131692 gene encoding PHD and RING finger domain-containing protein 1-like isoform X1: MDEEDSVEEGSSDSEESVGSREEVEAEEDRDEDEDGSDEAEDGAMEAIEGVAARVPALLQDLTSDDDDAEKCPICLHSFQEQPVATPMGCQHHFCLDCILEWSKNVNSCPVDRIAFSGIHVRKCYGGKVQKTIPVQEPVKMVEEEVNVDFEQTSCEVCGRSDREDCLLLCDGCDAGYHIECLTPPLDAVPVEEWFCPECTSNNPHTDSAEEASEDEVAALLMDAAPTTSRLRTSAAGRTRSIARTRQSERVRATVNRNRITQARAIQHVPRYLIQSTWLDETISAVLNSSACARRGRTGEKHRKTQRKKTSTETSSSSSSKNRTAGKDTKLHRGHLKTKKPGQKQVGKKDPPAPHSRITKSLTTGKLKQSPPTRPVGGHPKIRPASLSIFEDPMDLDPFDDESSEGESLPLMDTSRRGLSHSALRSHQPVARPIQHGLPRHSISTSEGDTMEDSAPVPDLLGSILSGQSLLLMDSSSMVINRDGSLKLGKPASASSSKSSISSQANTSELEAEVHAGMASGSGLNGDAEPSQSLPHIPSSSPSFPGSPLAKPTSPLTPPIMPQNTNVCTPNLAPESAPNVCVPHPVNPVGLSQSSWSETSPNRPSLPLMHSNGTSDWSSRRKGVDTGMGTLKKDPLKPLWLDVSQLPRIPKIRKRADSRTGLQGATWDEQGEAEANWKQKQSRAGTSCTSSSSSSWNFTLKPSSSSIASFCSSDPRQTKCPTSPKGHVTSLGTAENRLSEKQRSNIHDPFHPMSSQLLGSDGVPERDALDQHAKGVMPNKKAVEPYRSETSYSTKERNKYLGYSETIKMERLCNQNLPQEGAPTFCSSRAGVSNADTEKCGSEKVLSSQKQDSILHSEKNKSETKAQHSMSSSCSAARGKANLDLRGELKHCHPRTGEPDDNHSDTETKRKSRERSGSCSHSKERKSRERTRSFSHSKERKSRERTGSCLHSKKERKRVRSSSESSLSESTEEPRRRKRCSLSRSPHRWPHSRSGDPPRSGIHSKIDHELHNRKGNESQGFSQPQFRSTSKCRDSRKDRMCSQTSCSSKDRSRSKDGKKARSRSLSRERKNEKDTSHSSHSKGYRITNSLASPADMENKHRPVSLKYRKDLTDHKEKQQRRHLSPKDVSETEKLKNAPLGRVKEESSAFVFHSKKGQSREEIKEKEKKGKREIKLDSEKMADTELIWVQSHIKSSCLSQMPSSVDTDPKSSILPIGKKEHFCKVTDISGSVSAQRGFVAKQGKDMKECLLVTDLEKQPMEISAEYIEHFCSDFTLNSLRVRRPDKAEVTGTACDTGRAVIAGAMEAALPTDTPVTVGAIEAAITTETPTTVSDMEATMTTDTPVTVGNMKAAMATDTPETVGDMEAAMPTDTPVTIGNMEAAMATDTPVTVGNMEAAMATDTPVTVGNMEAAMATDTPVTAGNMEAPMATDTPVTVSDMEVAMPTGPPVTVSDPMITDTSEAIGDPENTLTTDTPETIGNTENTIITDTPETIGDTENTIRVRENCIITNTPETICDAVNTVITDTPEPVDDTENTLTTDTPKTVDAVGDAKIMGRPIVKQEGQQALKPAVIMAFSTTSRRPVKRVTWSLQELDAPPLQPTILPPNTLRHSGKDASPSQLQAIEKRHLRERAIEEVKLAIRPFFQKKEITKDEYKEIWGKAVQKICCSKSGEISPERVANLVKAYVEKYKFLRKQQDRQSQQVEESL; encoded by the exons ATGGATGAAG AGGACAGTGTGGAAGAGGGAAGCAGCGACTCAGAGGAAAGTGTGGGTAGTAGGGAAGAGGTCGAGGCAGAGGAGGAtagagatgaagatgaagatggcAGCGATG AAGCGGAGGATGGTGCTATGGAGGCAATAGAAGGTGTTGCAGCCAGAGTCCCTGCACTGCTGCAGGACCTGACATCAGACGATGATGATGCAGAGAAGTGCCCCATCTGCCTGCACTCCTTCCAGGAGCAGCCAGTGGCCACTCCCATGGGCTGCCAGCACCACTTCTGTCTGGACTGCATCCTGGAGTGGTCCAAG aACGTGAACTCCTGTCCTGTTGATCGCATTGCCTTCAGTGGCATCCACGTGAGGAAGTGTTATGGGGGAAAAGTCCAAAAAACG ATCCCAGTGCAGGAACCAGTGAAAATGGTGGAGGAGGAAGTCAATGTGGATTTTGAGCAGACCAGCTGTGAAGTGTGCGGTCGAAGTGACCGGGAAGACTGCCTGCTGCTGTGTGAtgggtgtgatgcagg GTACCACATAGAGTGCTTGACCCCTCCACTGGACGCAGTGCCGGTAGAGGAATGGTTCTGCCCAGAGTGTACTAGTAATAACCCGCACACAG ACTCTGCGGAGGAGGCGAGTGAAGACGAGGTGGCAGCCCTCCTGATGGACGCCGCTCCCACCACCAGCCGCCTCCGAACCTCCGCGGCCGGCCGGACACGCAGCATCGCCCGAACGCGCCAGAGCGAGAGGGTGCGAGCCACTGTGAACAGGAACCGCATCACACAGGCGCGTGCTATCCAG CATGTACCCAGGTATTTAATTCAGTCAACCTGGCTGGATGAGACGATCAGTGCCGTGCTGAACTCCTCTGCATGTGCACGCAGAGGACGGACAG GTGAAAAACATAGGAAAACTCAGAGGAAGAAGACAAGTACAGAAACCTCTTCCTCTTCCAGCAGTAAGAACAGAACTGCAGGAAAGGACACAAAGCTCCATAGAGGACACCTCAAGACCAAGAAACCTGGACAGAAACAG GTGGGGAAGAaagacccccccgcccctcatTCTCGCATCACCAAGAGCTTGACAACGGGGAAGCTGAAGCAGAGCCCCCCCACTAGACCCGTGGGAGGCCATCCCAAAATCAGACCTGCCTCCCTCTCCATATTTGAGGATCCCATGGATTTGGACCCCTTTGATGACGA GAGCAGTGAAGGGGAGTCTCTCCCCCTGATGGACACGAGTAGGCGGggcctgtcccactctgccctgcgGTCTCACCAGCCTGTGGCCCGGCCAATTCAGCATGGTCTCCCCAg GCACAGCATCAGCACGTCTGAGGGAGACACGATGGAGGATTCAGCTCCAGTACCTGACCTACTTGGCAGCATCCTGTCTGGCCAGAGCCTGCTTTTGATGGACAGCTCTTCCATGGTCATCAACAGAGATGGTTCTCTCAAGCTAGGAAAGCCAG CCTCTGCATCGTCATCAAAGTCCAGTATTTCCAGCCAAGCCAATACTTCTGAGTTGGAGGCTGAGGTCCACGCAGGGATGGCCAGTGGATCTGGGTTGAACGGAGATGCAGAGCCATCCCAATCTCTCCCACACATACCATCCTCATCGCCCAGCTTTCCCGGCTCACCTCTAGCTAAGCCTACGTCTCCTCTCACACCTCCCATCATgccacaaaacacaaatgtcTGCACACCAAACCTTGCACCTGAAAGTGCCCCTaatgtctgcgtgccccacccTGTGAATCCTGTTGGCTTGAGCCAGAGCAGTTGGAGCGAAACCAGCCCCAACAGGCCTTCCCTCCCTCTGATGCACTCAAATGGCACGTCTGATTGGTCCTCCAGGCGAAAAGGCGTGGATACAGGGATGGGAACACTTAAAAAGGACCCTCTCAAACCCTTGTGGCTGGATGTGTCCCAGCTGCCGCGGATACCAAAGATCAGAAAAAGAGCAGACAGCAGGactggcctgcagggggcaaCCTGGGATGAGCAGGGGGAGGCAGAGGCCAACTGGAAACAGAAGCAAAGTAGAGCAGgcacctcctgcacctcctcctcatcctcttcctggaaTTTCACATTGAAGCCAAGCTCCTCTTCTATAGCAAGCTTCTGCAGTAGTGACCCCAGGCAAACCAAATGCCCTACCAGCCCTAAGGGGCATGTTACCTCCCTGGGGACTGCTGAGAATCGGCTATCAGAGAAGCAAAGATCGAATATACATGACCCCTTCCACCCCATGAGTTCTCAGTTACTTGGCTCAGATGGTGTCCCAGAGCGTGACGCTCTGGACCAGCATGCAAAGGGTGTGATGCCAAATAAAAAAGCGGTGGAGCCATACAGATCTGAAACAAGTTATTCCACAAAGGAGAGAAATAAATACTTAGGATACAGTGAGACTATAAAGATGGAAAGATTATGCAATCAGAATTTGCCCCAAGAAGGGGCGCCTACTTTTTGTAGCAGCAGAGCAGGTGTATCAAATGCAGACACTGAAAAATGCGGATCTGAGAAAGTGCTGTCATCGCAGAAACAAGACTCCATCTTGCACAGTGAGAAGaataaatcagaaaccaagGCTCAGCACTCCATGTCATCTTCATGTTCAGCTGCAAGGGGGAAAGCCAATCTAGACCTGAGGGGCGAGCTGAAGCACTGCCACCCTAGGACTGGCGAACCGGATGACAACCATAGTGACACCGAGACCAAGAGGAAGAGCAGGGAGAGGTCCGGGTCATGTTCCCACTCCaaggagaggaagagcaggGAGAGGACCAGGTCCTTTTCCCATtccaaagagagaaagagcagggagAGGACTGGGTCTTGTTTGCACTCCaaaaaagagaggaaaagagtgCGATCCTCTTCAGAGAGCTCACTGTCTGAGTCTACTGAGGAACCtaggaggagaaagagatgcTCACTGTCACGTTCCCCACACAGATGGCCCCACTCTAGAAGTGGTGACCCACCCAGAAGTGGGATACACAGTAAAATAGATCATGAATTGCACAACAGGAAAGGCAATGAGAGCCAGGGCTTCTCCCAACCACAGTTCAGGTCCACATCTAAATGTAGAGACAGTAGGAAAGACCGGATGTGCTCACAGACCTCATGTAGTTCAAAGGACAGGTCCAGGTCAAAAGATGGGAAGAAGGCAAGGTCCAGATCTCTGTCaagagaaaggaaaaatgaaaaagacacATCACATAGCTCTCACTCAAAAGGCTATCGGATAACAAACTCTTTGGCATCTCCTGCAGACATGGAAAACAAGCATAGGCCTGTTTCTCTCAAATATCGAAAGGATCTCACAGACCACAAAGAAAAGCAACAGAGGAGACACCTTTCTCCCAAAGACGTGAGCGAAAccgaaaaattaaaaaatgctcCTCTTGGTCGAGTTAAGGAGGAGAGCTCTGCTTTTGTGTTTCACAGCAAGAAAGGGCAAAGTAGGGAGGAgatcaaagaaaaagaaaaaaaggggaaaagagaaataaaactaGATTCAGAGAAAATGGCTGACACTGAGCTGATCTGGGTACAGTCACATATAAAGTCTTCCTGCCTGTCTCAGATGCCCTCTTCTGTGGACACTGATCCTAAATCTTCTATTCTGCCCATAGGAAAAAAGGAGCACTTCTGCAAGGTGACAGATATTTCAGGTAGTGTTTCAGCTCAGAGAGGGTTTGTGGCAAAGCAGGGGAAAGATATGAAAGAATGCCTACTAGTTACCGACCTGGAGAAACAGCCAATGGAGATATCTGCAGAGTACATTGAACATTTCTGTTCGGACTTCACCCTCAATAGCCTGCGTGTCAGAAGGCCTGATAAGGCAGAAGTAACTGGGACTGCATGTGACACAGGCAGAGCTGTGATTGCAGGTGCCATGGAGGCTGCTCTGCCTACGGACACCCCTGTGACTGTAGGTGCCATAGAGGCTGCCATAACTACAGAAACCCCCACAACTGTAAGTGACATGGAGGCTACCATGACTACAGACACCCCTGTGACTGTAGGTAACATGAAGGCTGCCATGGCTACAGACACCCCTGAGACTGTAGGTGACATGGAGGCTGCTATGCCTACAGACACCCCTGTGACTATAGGTAACATGGAGGCTGCCATGGCTACAGACACCCCTGTGACTGTAGGTAACATGGAGGCTGCCATGGCTACAGACACCCCTGTGACTGTAGGTAACATGGAGGCTGCCATGGCTACAGATACCCCTGTGACTGCAGGTAACATGGAGGCTCCCATGGCTACAGACACCCCTGTGACTGTAAGTGACATGGAGGTTGCTATGCCTACAGGCCCTCCTGTGACTGTAAGTGACCCTATGATTACAGACACATCTGAGGCCATTGGTGACCCAGAGAACACTTTGACTACAGACACACCTGAGACTATTGGTAACACAGAGAACACTATAATAACAGACACACCTGAGACTATTGGTGACACAGAGAACACTATCAGAGTCAGAGAGAACTGTATAATTACAAACACACCTGAGACTATTTGTGACGCAGTGAATACTGTGATTACAGACACACCTGAGCCTGTAGATGACACAGAGAACACTTTGACGACAGACACACCTAAGACTGTAGATGCTGTGGGAGATGCTAAGATTATGGGCAGGCCTATAGTCAAGCAGGAGGGCCAGCAAGCACTCAAACCTGCTGTGATCATGGCCTTCAGTACCACCTCTAGACGCCCTGTGAAGAGGGTAACCTGGAGTCTGCAGGAATTGGATGCACCTCCTCTACAACCAACAA TACTTCCTCCTAATACCCTGAGACATAGTGGCAAGGATGCTAGCCCCTCCCAGTTACAG GCCATAGAGAAACGGCACCTGCGAGAGAGAGCCATTGAGGAGGTAAAACTGGCCATCAGACCATTTTTTCAGAAGAAAGAAATTACAAAGGATGAGTACAAAGAAATCTGGGGCAAAGCTGTCCAGAAG ATTTGCTGCAGCAAAAGTGGGGAGATCAGCCCGGAGAGAGTTGCCAATTTGGTGAAGGCTTACGTGGAAAAATACAAGTTTCTCAGAAAACAGCAGGACAGGCAGAGCCAACAGGTGGAGGAGAGCCTGTGA
- the LOC133131692 gene encoding PHD and RING finger domain-containing protein 1-like isoform X2, whose amino-acid sequence MDEEDSVEEGSSDSEESVGSREEVEAEEDRDEDEDGSDAEDGAMEAIEGVAARVPALLQDLTSDDDDAEKCPICLHSFQEQPVATPMGCQHHFCLDCILEWSKNVNSCPVDRIAFSGIHVRKCYGGKVQKTIPVQEPVKMVEEEVNVDFEQTSCEVCGRSDREDCLLLCDGCDAGYHIECLTPPLDAVPVEEWFCPECTSNNPHTDSAEEASEDEVAALLMDAAPTTSRLRTSAAGRTRSIARTRQSERVRATVNRNRITQARAIQHVPRYLIQSTWLDETISAVLNSSACARRGRTGEKHRKTQRKKTSTETSSSSSSKNRTAGKDTKLHRGHLKTKKPGQKQVGKKDPPAPHSRITKSLTTGKLKQSPPTRPVGGHPKIRPASLSIFEDPMDLDPFDDESSEGESLPLMDTSRRGLSHSALRSHQPVARPIQHGLPRHSISTSEGDTMEDSAPVPDLLGSILSGQSLLLMDSSSMVINRDGSLKLGKPASASSSKSSISSQANTSELEAEVHAGMASGSGLNGDAEPSQSLPHIPSSSPSFPGSPLAKPTSPLTPPIMPQNTNVCTPNLAPESAPNVCVPHPVNPVGLSQSSWSETSPNRPSLPLMHSNGTSDWSSRRKGVDTGMGTLKKDPLKPLWLDVSQLPRIPKIRKRADSRTGLQGATWDEQGEAEANWKQKQSRAGTSCTSSSSSSWNFTLKPSSSSIASFCSSDPRQTKCPTSPKGHVTSLGTAENRLSEKQRSNIHDPFHPMSSQLLGSDGVPERDALDQHAKGVMPNKKAVEPYRSETSYSTKERNKYLGYSETIKMERLCNQNLPQEGAPTFCSSRAGVSNADTEKCGSEKVLSSQKQDSILHSEKNKSETKAQHSMSSSCSAARGKANLDLRGELKHCHPRTGEPDDNHSDTETKRKSRERSGSCSHSKERKSRERTRSFSHSKERKSRERTGSCLHSKKERKRVRSSSESSLSESTEEPRRRKRCSLSRSPHRWPHSRSGDPPRSGIHSKIDHELHNRKGNESQGFSQPQFRSTSKCRDSRKDRMCSQTSCSSKDRSRSKDGKKARSRSLSRERKNEKDTSHSSHSKGYRITNSLASPADMENKHRPVSLKYRKDLTDHKEKQQRRHLSPKDVSETEKLKNAPLGRVKEESSAFVFHSKKGQSREEIKEKEKKGKREIKLDSEKMADTELIWVQSHIKSSCLSQMPSSVDTDPKSSILPIGKKEHFCKVTDISGSVSAQRGFVAKQGKDMKECLLVTDLEKQPMEISAEYIEHFCSDFTLNSLRVRRPDKAEVTGTACDTGRAVIAGAMEAALPTDTPVTVGAIEAAITTETPTTVSDMEATMTTDTPVTVGNMKAAMATDTPETVGDMEAAMPTDTPVTIGNMEAAMATDTPVTVGNMEAAMATDTPVTVGNMEAAMATDTPVTAGNMEAPMATDTPVTVSDMEVAMPTGPPVTVSDPMITDTSEAIGDPENTLTTDTPETIGNTENTIITDTPETIGDTENTIRVRENCIITNTPETICDAVNTVITDTPEPVDDTENTLTTDTPKTVDAVGDAKIMGRPIVKQEGQQALKPAVIMAFSTTSRRPVKRVTWSLQELDAPPLQPTILPPNTLRHSGKDASPSQLQAIEKRHLRERAIEEVKLAIRPFFQKKEITKDEYKEIWGKAVQKICCSKSGEISPERVANLVKAYVEKYKFLRKQQDRQSQQVEESL is encoded by the exons ATGGATGAAG AGGACAGTGTGGAAGAGGGAAGCAGCGACTCAGAGGAAAGTGTGGGTAGTAGGGAAGAGGTCGAGGCAGAGGAGGAtagagatgaagatgaagatggcAGCGATG CGGAGGATGGTGCTATGGAGGCAATAGAAGGTGTTGCAGCCAGAGTCCCTGCACTGCTGCAGGACCTGACATCAGACGATGATGATGCAGAGAAGTGCCCCATCTGCCTGCACTCCTTCCAGGAGCAGCCAGTGGCCACTCCCATGGGCTGCCAGCACCACTTCTGTCTGGACTGCATCCTGGAGTGGTCCAAG aACGTGAACTCCTGTCCTGTTGATCGCATTGCCTTCAGTGGCATCCACGTGAGGAAGTGTTATGGGGGAAAAGTCCAAAAAACG ATCCCAGTGCAGGAACCAGTGAAAATGGTGGAGGAGGAAGTCAATGTGGATTTTGAGCAGACCAGCTGTGAAGTGTGCGGTCGAAGTGACCGGGAAGACTGCCTGCTGCTGTGTGAtgggtgtgatgcagg GTACCACATAGAGTGCTTGACCCCTCCACTGGACGCAGTGCCGGTAGAGGAATGGTTCTGCCCAGAGTGTACTAGTAATAACCCGCACACAG ACTCTGCGGAGGAGGCGAGTGAAGACGAGGTGGCAGCCCTCCTGATGGACGCCGCTCCCACCACCAGCCGCCTCCGAACCTCCGCGGCCGGCCGGACACGCAGCATCGCCCGAACGCGCCAGAGCGAGAGGGTGCGAGCCACTGTGAACAGGAACCGCATCACACAGGCGCGTGCTATCCAG CATGTACCCAGGTATTTAATTCAGTCAACCTGGCTGGATGAGACGATCAGTGCCGTGCTGAACTCCTCTGCATGTGCACGCAGAGGACGGACAG GTGAAAAACATAGGAAAACTCAGAGGAAGAAGACAAGTACAGAAACCTCTTCCTCTTCCAGCAGTAAGAACAGAACTGCAGGAAAGGACACAAAGCTCCATAGAGGACACCTCAAGACCAAGAAACCTGGACAGAAACAG GTGGGGAAGAaagacccccccgcccctcatTCTCGCATCACCAAGAGCTTGACAACGGGGAAGCTGAAGCAGAGCCCCCCCACTAGACCCGTGGGAGGCCATCCCAAAATCAGACCTGCCTCCCTCTCCATATTTGAGGATCCCATGGATTTGGACCCCTTTGATGACGA GAGCAGTGAAGGGGAGTCTCTCCCCCTGATGGACACGAGTAGGCGGggcctgtcccactctgccctgcgGTCTCACCAGCCTGTGGCCCGGCCAATTCAGCATGGTCTCCCCAg GCACAGCATCAGCACGTCTGAGGGAGACACGATGGAGGATTCAGCTCCAGTACCTGACCTACTTGGCAGCATCCTGTCTGGCCAGAGCCTGCTTTTGATGGACAGCTCTTCCATGGTCATCAACAGAGATGGTTCTCTCAAGCTAGGAAAGCCAG CCTCTGCATCGTCATCAAAGTCCAGTATTTCCAGCCAAGCCAATACTTCTGAGTTGGAGGCTGAGGTCCACGCAGGGATGGCCAGTGGATCTGGGTTGAACGGAGATGCAGAGCCATCCCAATCTCTCCCACACATACCATCCTCATCGCCCAGCTTTCCCGGCTCACCTCTAGCTAAGCCTACGTCTCCTCTCACACCTCCCATCATgccacaaaacacaaatgtcTGCACACCAAACCTTGCACCTGAAAGTGCCCCTaatgtctgcgtgccccacccTGTGAATCCTGTTGGCTTGAGCCAGAGCAGTTGGAGCGAAACCAGCCCCAACAGGCCTTCCCTCCCTCTGATGCACTCAAATGGCACGTCTGATTGGTCCTCCAGGCGAAAAGGCGTGGATACAGGGATGGGAACACTTAAAAAGGACCCTCTCAAACCCTTGTGGCTGGATGTGTCCCAGCTGCCGCGGATACCAAAGATCAGAAAAAGAGCAGACAGCAGGactggcctgcagggggcaaCCTGGGATGAGCAGGGGGAGGCAGAGGCCAACTGGAAACAGAAGCAAAGTAGAGCAGgcacctcctgcacctcctcctcatcctcttcctggaaTTTCACATTGAAGCCAAGCTCCTCTTCTATAGCAAGCTTCTGCAGTAGTGACCCCAGGCAAACCAAATGCCCTACCAGCCCTAAGGGGCATGTTACCTCCCTGGGGACTGCTGAGAATCGGCTATCAGAGAAGCAAAGATCGAATATACATGACCCCTTCCACCCCATGAGTTCTCAGTTACTTGGCTCAGATGGTGTCCCAGAGCGTGACGCTCTGGACCAGCATGCAAAGGGTGTGATGCCAAATAAAAAAGCGGTGGAGCCATACAGATCTGAAACAAGTTATTCCACAAAGGAGAGAAATAAATACTTAGGATACAGTGAGACTATAAAGATGGAAAGATTATGCAATCAGAATTTGCCCCAAGAAGGGGCGCCTACTTTTTGTAGCAGCAGAGCAGGTGTATCAAATGCAGACACTGAAAAATGCGGATCTGAGAAAGTGCTGTCATCGCAGAAACAAGACTCCATCTTGCACAGTGAGAAGaataaatcagaaaccaagGCTCAGCACTCCATGTCATCTTCATGTTCAGCTGCAAGGGGGAAAGCCAATCTAGACCTGAGGGGCGAGCTGAAGCACTGCCACCCTAGGACTGGCGAACCGGATGACAACCATAGTGACACCGAGACCAAGAGGAAGAGCAGGGAGAGGTCCGGGTCATGTTCCCACTCCaaggagaggaagagcaggGAGAGGACCAGGTCCTTTTCCCATtccaaagagagaaagagcagggagAGGACTGGGTCTTGTTTGCACTCCaaaaaagagaggaaaagagtgCGATCCTCTTCAGAGAGCTCACTGTCTGAGTCTACTGAGGAACCtaggaggagaaagagatgcTCACTGTCACGTTCCCCACACAGATGGCCCCACTCTAGAAGTGGTGACCCACCCAGAAGTGGGATACACAGTAAAATAGATCATGAATTGCACAACAGGAAAGGCAATGAGAGCCAGGGCTTCTCCCAACCACAGTTCAGGTCCACATCTAAATGTAGAGACAGTAGGAAAGACCGGATGTGCTCACAGACCTCATGTAGTTCAAAGGACAGGTCCAGGTCAAAAGATGGGAAGAAGGCAAGGTCCAGATCTCTGTCaagagaaaggaaaaatgaaaaagacacATCACATAGCTCTCACTCAAAAGGCTATCGGATAACAAACTCTTTGGCATCTCCTGCAGACATGGAAAACAAGCATAGGCCTGTTTCTCTCAAATATCGAAAGGATCTCACAGACCACAAAGAAAAGCAACAGAGGAGACACCTTTCTCCCAAAGACGTGAGCGAAAccgaaaaattaaaaaatgctcCTCTTGGTCGAGTTAAGGAGGAGAGCTCTGCTTTTGTGTTTCACAGCAAGAAAGGGCAAAGTAGGGAGGAgatcaaagaaaaagaaaaaaaggggaaaagagaaataaaactaGATTCAGAGAAAATGGCTGACACTGAGCTGATCTGGGTACAGTCACATATAAAGTCTTCCTGCCTGTCTCAGATGCCCTCTTCTGTGGACACTGATCCTAAATCTTCTATTCTGCCCATAGGAAAAAAGGAGCACTTCTGCAAGGTGACAGATATTTCAGGTAGTGTTTCAGCTCAGAGAGGGTTTGTGGCAAAGCAGGGGAAAGATATGAAAGAATGCCTACTAGTTACCGACCTGGAGAAACAGCCAATGGAGATATCTGCAGAGTACATTGAACATTTCTGTTCGGACTTCACCCTCAATAGCCTGCGTGTCAGAAGGCCTGATAAGGCAGAAGTAACTGGGACTGCATGTGACACAGGCAGAGCTGTGATTGCAGGTGCCATGGAGGCTGCTCTGCCTACGGACACCCCTGTGACTGTAGGTGCCATAGAGGCTGCCATAACTACAGAAACCCCCACAACTGTAAGTGACATGGAGGCTACCATGACTACAGACACCCCTGTGACTGTAGGTAACATGAAGGCTGCCATGGCTACAGACACCCCTGAGACTGTAGGTGACATGGAGGCTGCTATGCCTACAGACACCCCTGTGACTATAGGTAACATGGAGGCTGCCATGGCTACAGACACCCCTGTGACTGTAGGTAACATGGAGGCTGCCATGGCTACAGACACCCCTGTGACTGTAGGTAACATGGAGGCTGCCATGGCTACAGATACCCCTGTGACTGCAGGTAACATGGAGGCTCCCATGGCTACAGACACCCCTGTGACTGTAAGTGACATGGAGGTTGCTATGCCTACAGGCCCTCCTGTGACTGTAAGTGACCCTATGATTACAGACACATCTGAGGCCATTGGTGACCCAGAGAACACTTTGACTACAGACACACCTGAGACTATTGGTAACACAGAGAACACTATAATAACAGACACACCTGAGACTATTGGTGACACAGAGAACACTATCAGAGTCAGAGAGAACTGTATAATTACAAACACACCTGAGACTATTTGTGACGCAGTGAATACTGTGATTACAGACACACCTGAGCCTGTAGATGACACAGAGAACACTTTGACGACAGACACACCTAAGACTGTAGATGCTGTGGGAGATGCTAAGATTATGGGCAGGCCTATAGTCAAGCAGGAGGGCCAGCAAGCACTCAAACCTGCTGTGATCATGGCCTTCAGTACCACCTCTAGACGCCCTGTGAAGAGGGTAACCTGGAGTCTGCAGGAATTGGATGCACCTCCTCTACAACCAACAA TACTTCCTCCTAATACCCTGAGACATAGTGGCAAGGATGCTAGCCCCTCCCAGTTACAG GCCATAGAGAAACGGCACCTGCGAGAGAGAGCCATTGAGGAGGTAAAACTGGCCATCAGACCATTTTTTCAGAAGAAAGAAATTACAAAGGATGAGTACAAAGAAATCTGGGGCAAAGCTGTCCAGAAG ATTTGCTGCAGCAAAAGTGGGGAGATCAGCCCGGAGAGAGTTGCCAATTTGGTGAAGGCTTACGTGGAAAAATACAAGTTTCTCAGAAAACAGCAGGACAGGCAGAGCCAACAGGTGGAGGAGAGCCTGTGA